AGGATGACTTGATTGTTGTCTCACTGAAAATCTCTTTTTAAACTGAGGACAAGAGATTTATCTccatattaaataatttcatccaATATATTAGCAACAATGAGGggcaggaaaatattttaattttacatttcaGACAAACAAAAATCTACAAgctgaagtgaaaaaaaaagtctgtaTGCAATGATCTTTAATTTTCCTGACCCCCTTTTTGTGCtctaacaaaaaataatacttaGAAAAATAGTAATCATCATTGCGATGACCTGTCCGTCTTTGTCTGCGATTCCTCGCAAGTCTTAataatttcgagatatttggaTTATTAATTCGTTAATTAACTAAGTACAGAACTCTAACAAACTACCACAACATTTTCAGTTATACTTTTTCAAGATGAAACTTGAGAAATCTTTTTGGAGCCacatttttcgttgaaaactgattttcaaaataattcgacGGCTCCAAAATAAATTAGCCACACAACAggttttgtcaatttttttcgtagaaCGTGATTACCGAGATATTTCTGTTCTAAATCTGAACTAACTTCTgaagaaatttaattcacattcaaacattaaaaatatatctcaaTCGAATCGATGTATTAAAAAATGCGATAAGACAATTGCAAAGAACATTTAATTTCGGacaagaaatattttgtcagaTTTTCTTCTGAACCCTTTTATTCAAAAGATATTCCCCATCTAAAcctacaaaattaaaaaaaaagcgtTTCGTACTCATGACTTcccctcattttttaaaaacatctcTCAAACCCCTCATTTTACCAAAAAAAGTCAAAACATCACTTCTCCGCAGAATTAAATTCCCCACAATAAATATCCTACACCATTTCTTCCTAAACCCCCTATTTCTCAAGATAtctttaaaaaacaaatctgAACACCACTCACTCAAAATCTCATTCACTCTCTTTGGTGTATGACCGTCATCTCCAAGTCACTCATCCTCACTTTTCATTGCGGATCGTCCACACAATTGAAAATGATCGAATTGGTTTCCGCAAGCGTCACCGCAGACTACAGGCAAAAGGCAATATCTGCATGCCCAAATGGCGACCTCAGTATTGCAGACAATACAAATTGGCGGTTTCTCTTCCTGAATCTCGGCGACCTCCACCACGTTCATCCCCGTCTCCTCGACAACGACCTCCTGCTCAGTCGTCTCCAAAGGTTCCTCAATACCGTGATACTGATCCATCGGCACAGAAGGGACTTCAGAGCTCTGTAGAGGAACATCTTCCAGGTGTTGGGAGGAATTCTGCAGTTGAATTCCCATCTTCTGGGCGATGCCATTACACTCAATCTCATCATCGACGAGTGAATGACGTTCCTTCGAACCATCGCTAATCTCAAGACCATCAACGATGGCCTGCAAGTTCATCATTTTCCCCGCAATTCCTCCACTAGTTTCTCCATTAGACTTCGGGGGTTCCCCATCATCAGGAGGTTCACATACTAGATGTACAAAATTCGGCATTTCCGCTGGTTGAGTACTACCACGATGAATTGGCGATTTTGGAGAATCGATGACTTCAGATTTTACCGCAGATATTTTTATGTCGCTGATGATTACTGGCTTCGATGGCTTTGATGACAGTTTCCCGGAGAAGCCCGGAGAAAGCTCTGGACGTGCTGGAGAAATTCCAGAAGTTCGAATTACCCCGACGCGATGATCGACAGATGAATTCTCATAATCTGGAGTTGGCTCTTTCGCATTGCAAAAATGGTTTTTACCATGAGAAATCACTCCAGAAGTTGCTGGAGGAATTCTGGTGTTTAGAAGATTGACTAGAATTGTTCCGTCCCCGAGAACTGCAATTTTCTTGGGCGGATAATCGATTGGTGCACTTTCTTGAGCCACTCCAGGAGCTTCTGAAGAAATTTTGGTGGCTTCAGGTGTTGTTGCTTCTTGTTTAGATGTCCCTGGAGATTGGCCCTGAGGTGTTTCAGTCGTTCTGCCGTTGACAGCGTTCATGATAGTGcttttaaaatcattaatcgCTGTCACTCGAATTCTCTCCATGCTTGCTAGGGCCATGTGAGTGGCTGACTGGGAGCTGGAGCCTCCAGTCATTCGATAAGATGAAGCAACTCCGGGTGGATGGTGGTCAGTTGGGTGTTGTTGTTGACTAGGTTCGGAAATTTGTTGAGAGTTTATCACTGAAGATGTTATGACTCCAGTGACTGTCGAGTTGCTTTCAGGACGCACTGGAATTTCATGAGAATTCACCGCAGGTGTCAATTCTGAACTGCGTTCAGGAGGGGGCATGAGAAATTGTGGATTTTTTGTGATAGATATTGCACATGAAGTTCCTTGTGGTAAAATACTGGGAGACATTGATGTTGGTGCTCCTAAGGCTTCAGGACAAATTGTCGTTACTGGAATTCCCGAAGAGGATCTTGTGTTGCTCCTGGCTGCAGTTCGTCTTCTGCGTGAAGGAGTTACAGGGGAATTCATCTGTGAGGGCAATGTGGGCACGCTAAATTGTCCAGCGTGAGATCCCGGCGGAATTCCATAGGAATATATGTTTAGAGATCTCGACACTGCGACAGCTCCTGTAGATGGAGGTGCAGTTGTACTTCCTCGCAATTGATGGCCAATTGTTCCTGAAGTTCCACAATGGAGTGATGAAGGTCTTGGAACATTTGTCCTTCCAGTCTGGGGTTGTTCCTCCATTGAGATTCTATGGGAATTCATTACGGGAAGAGGCACGCTACATCTTGTAGGATAAAATACACCCGGAATTCCACAGGAATTgttatttagaaaaaatcgCGGGTCTGCCGGAGCTCTGGgccccccgattcctccagtTTGATAACTAGTCGGCGGCATTTGTTGAGAGTTCAACCCTGAAAATGAGTTTGAAACTCCTGTATTCATAATCTGTCCCATTGATACTTGAACTCCTGGAGAATTCCCTACCGATGTGAACTCCAATTGACGATTGACTCCAGGCTGATTTATATGTGAGACCGGAATTCCGGAAAGTGGCATTCTCTGTGATGGTAGAGGAGGCATCGGGGGACCGTTCATTGGTGGTCTAAATTCTGGAGGAATAGCTGTGATAGCTGTGGAACTATGTCTACCAGTTTGATAACTATTTAGCGGCATTCTTTGGCAATTCAACCCTGGCATTGGCCATTCCATTTCTGTATTTCTCATCGGTCCAAATGGTGACGGAACTTGTTGGAAATTTCCTGCCCATGAAGACTCCAATTGACGATTGACTCCAGGCTGATTTATATGTGTGACCGGAATTCCAGAAAATGGAATTATCTGTGATGGTAGAGGCGGCATTGTAGGACCATATATCGGTGCTCTAACTCCTGGAGGGACAGCTGTCATGGCTGGGGAACTATGGCTACCATTTTGATGACTATTTGGCGGCATTCCTTGGGAATTCAACCCTGGCATTGACCATCTCCTTTCTGTATTTTTCATCTGTCCAAATGATGGCGGAACTTCTTGGGAATTTCCTGCCCATGAGCACTCCAATCGATGATTGTGTCCAGGCTGATTTATATGTGTGACCGGAGCTCCAGAATGTGGAATTCTCGCTAATGGTAGAGGCTGCATCAGAGGACCATTTATCGGTGCTCTAACTCCTGGAGGGATAGCTGTGATGGCGGGGAAACCATGACTACCAGTTTGATGACTATTTGGCGGCATTCCTTGGGAATTCAACTCTGGCATTGACCATCtcatttctgtctttctcatCTGTCCAAATGATGGCGGAACTTGTCCGGAATTCCTTGCCCCTGAAGACTTCAATCGACGATCCTGTCTAGGCTGATTTTTACGTGAGACCGGAGCTCTGGATAGTGGAATTCTCTCTGATGGTGGAGGCGGCATCGGGGGACCGTTTATTGGTGGTTTAAATTCTGGAGTGATAGCTGTGATGGTTAGGGAACTATGACTACCAGTTTGATGGCTATTTAACGGCATTCTTTGGGAATTTAACGCTGGCATTGGCCTTCCCATTTCTGTATTCATAATCTGTCCCATTGATACTTGAACTCCTGGAGAATTCCCTACCAATGTGGACTCCAATTGACGATTGACTCCAGGCTGATTTATATGTGAGACAGGAATTCCGGAAAGTGGAATTCTCTGTGATGGTAGAGGAGGCATCGGGGGACCGTTTATTGGTGGTTTAAATTCTGGAGTGATAGCTGTGATGGTTAGGGAACTATGACTACCAGTTTGATGACTATTTAGCGGCATTCTTTGGCAATTCAACCCTGGCATTGGCCTTCCCATTTCTGTATCTCTAATCTGTCCAAATGATGGCAGAACTTGCCCGGAATTCCCTGCCCCTGAAGCCTCCAATCGACGATCCTCTCCAGACTGATTTATACGTGGGACCGGAGCTCCGGAAAGTGGAATTCTCTCTGATTGTGGAGGCGGCATCGGAGGACCATTTATCGGTGCACTCAATACTGGAGGCATTCTGGTAATGCTTAGCGAGCTACCCGGAACCTGGTGACTTGGAAATGACGATTTTACTGCAGCATCAGCTGCAGTAGGAATTCCAGTCATGGGAACTGGAGGTCCACTCACTGGAATTCTCTGAAATGATGGCGGGTCCATCTGAGTTTTAAGTTCGAGTTTCACCGTTGTGATGGATCCTGTTGCTGAATTCCTTTGAACTGGAGCACTCGGTTGAATTGGGGGGTGAATTGAACTCGGAGAAGGCATCCGAATTAGTGACTCACGACGATTCTGCTCAGGAAGTAGTTGCTGTTGTACTGATGAAGAATCGTTCGATTGAAGCAGTCGATCATGTGGACTCGACATCGGCTGATGTCCACCTTTGGCTGGAACTCCAGGAGCCGGAGCTCTCTCGAGCACAGGCATCTTAGGACCTACCATCTGATGGTTGTTTTCGGTTTTAATCGTGATGGGATTTGCTGGACCCGACGCTGGAGAATTCCGGCACTTTGAGTTGTCATCGCAGTTGTTTGATGGAGGAACCATTGGCCTTAAATAATTCTGCTCGGGGGGTGGAACCTGGGGTAATTGAGGCGGATGAAGCGGTGTATCCTTCATAGGTAGTTGAAGCCCCACCTGCGTCGGGGGCACCGGATCGGAAGGGTAAGGGGGAAGCCGCGGAATCGAATTCGGAGGCTGTTCAGTTCCCTGCAGCTCATTCTCACTGATTGAAATATCAACCTGAGGAGTTGGATGCTGTGGAGTCTGGGCGGTACTACGAGATTGCTCACTTCCGTAAGGCTGTACCTGGAACAATTCCTGTAGCTGGGATTCATTTAGAAGATTAAACTGCTGCTGTCGCTGCTGTTGTCCAAAATCAGCAGGAGGTCGTTCTCTATAAGTAGCCATATATACAGGTCGTTCTCGCTCATCAGCAGATGACTCAGTTTCTGGCATCTGTCCCAGGGGAATTAGTTCTGGCATGTGTCCCACGATTTTTAAATCTGTTATATCCGTCAGCAATTGTTCGGCAGAACCTGAAGTTGTTGCATTACTCATTGATTGATTTTCCTGCTGAACTGCCTGTCTATGCTGCTTCAACAAGTCTGTGATTATCAACACCTCACGGTATGTTGGGCACTTATTGTGTTGGCACTTGCCAGTGGCACATTTCACGTATTCTGGTGGAGGAGGCTTGAAGGGACTTTGGTAGAGAATACCAACAGGATTGAGTGGATtcgttggaaaaaataattctgtgtAGCCGGAGGAATCTTGTTTGGGTATATCCTGGGGAGATGgttcaatattattttgagaAGTGGAGTGACTATCTCCTTGCATCTCGGCCATGGCATTATCCTGGGAATATGCTGGGAGATTTGAGTCTTCGTCGGGAGGGGGCGGTGGGGGTGCATACGGGATAGGCGGTAGAGGGGAAGGTGTTGGATTTGAAGGTCGCTCGGGGAGTTGAGAATGTGAGGGGTTGATTTGGGGAGCTTGGGGAATAAGAGCAGGGGTCGGCGGGGTCGGTTCGGGTTGggtgggaggagggggagggggtttcGACTGGgtaggaggaggaggagtaggaggaggtggaggaggtggcggaggaggagaaggaggaagAGGGGGTTGGgtaggaggaggaggaggaggagtaggaggtggtggaggaggtggcggaggaggaggagaaggaggaagAGGGGGTTGGgtaggaggaggaggagtaggaggtggtggaggaggaggaggaggagaaggaggaagAGGGGGCTGGctaggaggaggaggaggagggggtggggtaGGAGGAAGAGGGGGCTGGGTGGGAGGAAGAGGGGGCTGGgtaggaggaggaggaggggggacaGAGGAGTGATGTGACTGGGGCCTAGGACGCGGGAGAGTCTTGGATTTTGGGTTAGGAGGGACTTTTCGGGATTTTCGGAAAACTTGAGGGATGAGGAACGGTTGGGGTGGATCCACTTGTTGATGGGATCCTACGCCACTAGAAGTTGATGGGATAGCTCCATCGATGGAATGAGTGATACCTGCGCCACTAGAACTCTTTCCACCTCCAATCGTTTTGCCTTTTTTGTTACGTTTCCCCTTCTTCTTCTTTCTTGTGCCCTCCTTCTTCTTTCTTGTGCCCTTCTTCTTCTTTCTTGTGCCCTTCTTCTTCACCCGCACCATCATCGAACTATTCGACCGACGTACAGGCAGGGCAGAGACCATCCTTGACTTCTCCAAAGCCCCAAAGATCTCCTCCGCCGTGATGAAGGGTGTCTCATTGCTCCTCCTCGATCTCTCCACAATTTGTCGCACAATCTCCTCATCAGACACCCCCTCGATTATCAACTTGATTCTCCCAAAGCTCTCCCATACCCGATCGCAGATAGTGTGCAAGAGTCCGACCATCTCTGAGTTCGTTGGATGTCTCGCCACCAATGTCGTACGATACTGAAAGACCCTCATCATTGCAATTAGATCATCGAACCTTTCCTCCTGCGATCCCCACAGCTCTTCAAATCCCGGAGGTGAGGGCTCCTCGAGTGGAACAACGACTATATCAGCTATTGACGGCAAGACCCCACGAATTACTCCTTTCAGAAAGCAACGCCTATTGAACTTTCTCCCCATGATACCGGCAATTTGCTTAGGTGTAACGCCTACCTTCATCCGTTTATCCTGTGAACGAAGCGCCACCTGAGCTTCCCTACAAATTTCGTGAGGCGTCTCAAGAGGTTCACCAGAGTGCTCTTTGTCTTTCATCAAAGTCTCGGGAATGGAGGGTGTCCCGTTGTCTTGAGAAACGTTGAGGAAGGTCTGCTCAGGTAACACCTCCAGATTCATCTTCTTCTCATTCCCAATTTCGTCAGAGATCTCCACCATCAGACGTGGTGAAGAGCTTCTTTCGCTACTCGAGGACTTTTCATCGATTTGAAGTCGTCCGGGGCTGTCGGAATCCTCGTCCAGGAGAAGTGTGACGGTACTGGAGGATGAATTCACGTCATGAGATCCCTCGGATTTATCAATGTCCACAGGCATACGTATCTGTGACGGCTTCTCAACGTTCTCCCCAATCCGtggctttttttttgtcttctgTGACCCCTCCAACGCTCTCTCGACAGCCTCGATCAGGGGAACTGGCTCGTCCTGCAGTTCCTCGAAG
The window above is part of the Diachasmimorpha longicaudata isolate KC_UGA_2023 chromosome 9, iyDiaLong2, whole genome shotgun sequence genome. Proteins encoded here:
- the LOC135165824 gene encoding uncharacterized protein LOC135165824 isoform X2: MADNGNLRGRSPVVNTDIPSKSVSKISSEVQKPELSENKMANKVDNMAATVSEWSPQRITLPRVKKGSNDSQRAMQISGQMNKSENKMAENNKMSIRPSGTKANMSTVCDGIYRDKKWTTKNHKMAETRDKMADRTDRRDGRKRGKPIAETRTGGEFRLLSVEFGQPHTKEQIYRRKLRKAMWPKPKWALSSQIPFHLDPRRLVQLKRECLEELLEKTPVINGDEATVKTILQEERLVSVLGGAAVEKIERELRTDCNDDDTTGENVVSSSDSSHSSDPWDRCGSEVDEGITSSQSTSLCSLFHTPDTTVMSSKRVPEIITDENRGSTSDRPPKPINLNRKPLRPLVESASIGSCSSAPSTSFAADKLRINSGGNVDRRKKHPTLEKQRKFLAQGNHSRKVVLNPPSSAPSDSSVSPAKDSTPRRRPDASKKVEQKSVPAKSSMSRVHLSSQGRSAAKKDVLAVPGGSRLSKTLPNPPKYNKNTGTWESSVSNPTKSDKSSGASGSSSTSHDNTSKSHKSGSRHHSQTSSRKRHRPDERPPPKFDLTIKKLKKIDALFSSSTSDDDLTPGGSSESPSKLHKRSSTSPPKYPKSSIKQPNISEESKPPEPSKPDPGPKKPTYIGTTKKPRISHFNSNGFTGEASSNISNTLQEKLDRVKSKSAPKTSRKQSNGIRQNIMKLCGETRTEIIKIPSDSQSPFQHRVQKRVLEPETSQTAERPSNTAQDEGLNCEEEIAKIRLAVDSDSKKSAPGPNGGDYLQRKRLRLAKENVELERKLVSEIPKPPSAVIPKNRSPVPPKPTPQPLPNPEQLNAGIPIDEKIFEELQDEPVPLIEAVERALEGSQKTKKKPRIGENVEKPSQIRMPVDIDKSEGSHDVNSSSSTVTLLLDEDSDSPGRLQIDEKSSSSERSSSPRLMVEISDEIGNEKKMNLEVLPEQTFLNVSQDNGTPSIPETLMKDKEHSGEPLETPHEICREAQVALRSQDKRMKVGVTPKQIAGIMGRKFNRRCFLKGVIRGVLPSIADIVVVPLEEPSPPGFEELWGSQEERFDDLIAMMRVFQYRTTLVARHPTNSEMVGLLHTICDRVWESFGRIKLIIEGVSDEEIVRQIVERSRRSNETPFITAEEIFGALEKSRMVSALPVRRSNSSMMVRVKKKGTRKKKKGTRKKKEGTRKKKKGKRNKKGKTIGGGKSSSGAGITHSIDGAIPSTSSGVGSHQQVDPPQPFLIPQVFRKSRKVPPNPKSKTLPRPRPQSHHSSVPPPPPPTQPPLPPTQPPLPPTPPPPPPPPSQPPLPPSPPPPPPPPPTPPPPTQPPLPPSPPPPPPPPPPPTPPPPPPTQPPLPPSPPPPPPPPPPTPPPPTQSKPPPPPPTQPEPTPPTPALIPQAPQINPSHSQLPERPSNPTPSPLPPIPYAPPPPPPDEDSNLPAYSQDNAMAEMQGDSHSTSQNNIEPSPQDIPKQDSSGYTELFFPTNPLNPVGILYQSPFKPPPPEYVKCATGKCQHNKCPTYREVLIITDLLKQHRQAVQQENQSMSNATTSGSAEQLLTDITDLKIVGHMPELIPLGQMPETESSADERERPVYMATYRERPPADFGQQQRQQQFNLLNESQLQELFQVQPYGSEQSRSTAQTPQHPTPQVDISISENELQGTEQPPNSIPRLPPYPSDPVPPTQVGLQLPMKDTPLHPPQLPQVPPPEQNYLRPMVPPSNNCDDNSKCRNSPASGPANPITIKTENNHQMVGPKMPVLERAPAPGVPAKGGHQPMSSPHDRLLQSNDSSSVQQQLLPEQNRRESLIRMPSPSSIHPPIQPSAPVQRNSATGSITTVKLELKTQMDPPSFQRIPVSGPPVPMTGIPTAADAAVKSSFPSHQVPGSSLSITRMPPVLSAPINGPPMPPPQSERIPLSGAPVPRINQSGEDRRLEASGAGNSGQVLPSFGQIRDTEMGRPMPGLNCQRMPLNSHQTGSHSSLTITAITPEFKPPINGPPMPPLPSQRIPLSGIPVSHINQPGVNRQLESTLVGNSPGVQVSMGQIMNTEMGRPMPALNSQRMPLNSHQTGSHSSLTITAITPEFKPPINGPPMPPPPSERIPLSRAPVSRKNQPRQDRRLKSSGARNSGQVPPSFGQMRKTEMRWSMPELNSQGMPPNSHQTGSHGFPAITAIPPGVRAPINGPLMQPLPLARIPHSGAPVTHINQPGHNHRLECSWAGNSQEVPPSFGQMKNTERRWSMPGLNSQGMPPNSHQNGSHSSPAMTAVPPGVRAPIYGPTMPPLPSQIIPFSGIPVTHINQPGVNRQLESSWAGNFQQVPSPFGPMRNTEMEWPMPGLNCQRMPLNSYQTGRHSSTAITAIPPEFRPPMNGPPMPPLPSQRMPLSGIPVSHINQPGVNRQLEFTSVGNSPGVQVSMGQIMNTGVSNSFSGLNSQQMPPTSYQTGGIGGPRAPADPRFFLNNNSCGIPGVFYPTRCSVPLPVMNSHRISMEEQPQTGRTNVPRPSSLHCGTSGTIGHQLRGSTTAPPSTGAVAVSRSLNIYSYGIPPGSHAGQFSVPTLPSQMNSPVTPSRRRRTAARSNTRSSSGIPVTTICPEALGAPTSMSPSILPQGTSCAISITKNPQFLMPPPERSSELTPAVNSHEIPVRPESNSTVTGVITSSVINSQQISEPSQQQHPTDHHPPGVASSYRMTGGSSSQSATHMALASMERIRVTAINDFKSTIMNAVNGRTTETPQGQSPGTSKQEATTPEATKISSEAPGVAQESAPIDYPPKKIAVLGDGTILVNLLNTRIPPATSGVISHGKNHFCNAKEPTPDYENSSVDHRVGVIRTSGISPARPELSPGFSGKLSSKPSKPVIISDIKISAVKSEVIDSPKSPIHRGSTQPAEMPNFVHLVCEPPDDGEPPKSNGETSGGIAGKMMNLQAIVDGLEISDGSKERHSLVDDEIECNGIAQKMGIQLQNSSQHLEDVPLQSSEVPSVPMDQYHGIEEPLETTEQEVVVEETGMNVVEVAEIQEEKPPICIVCNTEVAIWACRYCLLPVVCGDACGNQFDHFQLCGRSAMKSEDE
- the LOC135165824 gene encoding uncharacterized protein LOC135165824 isoform X3 — translated: MAPKGTYNKSLNLWLGVVRRVKRKVFLDTAINKVRKNLARKISHRQVRQCVRQLSTRPMVVLEKLSIEKYSCGSEVDEGITSSQSTSLCSLFHTPDTTVMSSKRVPEIITDENRGSTSDRPPKPINLNRKPLRPLVESASIGSCSSAPSTSFAADKLRINSGGNVDRRKKHPTLEKQRKFLAQGNHSRKVVLNPPSSAPSDSSVSPAKDSTPRRRPDASKKVEQKSVPAKSSMSRVHLSSQGRSAAKKDVLAVPGGSRLSKTLPNPPKYNKNTGTWESSVSNPTKSDKSSGASGSSSTSHDNTSKSHKSGSRHHSQTSSRKRHRPDERPPPKFDLTIKKLKKIDALFSSSTSDDDLTPGGSSESPSKLHKRSSTSPPKYPKSSIKQPNISEESKPPEPSKPDPGPKKPTYIGTTKKPRISHFNSNGFTGEASSNISNTLQEKLDRVKSKSAPKTSRKQSNGIRQNIMKLCGETRTEIIKIPSDSQSPFQHRVQKRVLEPETSQTAERPSNTAQDEGLNCEEEIAKIRLAVDSDSKKSAPGPNGGDYLQRKRLRLAKENVELERKLVSEIPKPPSAVIPKNRSPVPPKPTPQPLPNPEQLNAGIPIDEKIFEELQDEPVPLIEAVERALEGSQKTKKKPRIGENVEKPSQIRMPVDIDKSEGSHDVNSSSSTVTLLLDEDSDSPGRLQIDEKSSSSERSSSPRLMVEISDEIGNEKKMNLEVLPEQTFLNVSQDNGTPSIPETLMKDKEHSGEPLETPHEICREAQVALRSQDKRMKVGVTPKQIAGIMGRKFNRRCFLKGVIRGVLPSIADIVVVPLEEPSPPGFEELWGSQEERFDDLIAMMRVFQYRTTLVARHPTNSEMVGLLHTICDRVWESFGRIKLIIEGVSDEEIVRQIVERSRRSNETPFITAEEIFGALEKSRMVSALPVRRSNSSMMVRVKKKGTRKKKKGTRKKKEGTRKKKKGKRNKKGKTIGGGKSSSGAGITHSIDGAIPSTSSGVGSHQQVDPPQPFLIPQVFRKSRKVPPNPKSKTLPRPRPQSHHSSVPPPPPPTQPPLPPTQPPLPPTPPPPPPPPSQPPLPPSPPPPPPPPPTPPPPTQPPLPPSPPPPPPPPPPPTPPPPPPTQPPLPPSPPPPPPPPPPTPPPPTQSKPPPPPPTQPEPTPPTPALIPQAPQINPSHSQLPERPSNPTPSPLPPIPYAPPPPPPDEDSNLPAYSQDNAMAEMQGDSHSTSQNNIEPSPQDIPKQDSSGYTELFFPTNPLNPVGILYQSPFKPPPPEYVKCATGKCQHNKCPTYREVLIITDLLKQHRQAVQQENQSMSNATTSGSAEQLLTDITDLKIVGHMPELIPLGQMPETESSADERERPVYMATYRERPPADFGQQQRQQQFNLLNESQLQELFQVQPYGSEQSRSTAQTPQHPTPQVDISISENELQGTEQPPNSIPRLPPYPSDPVPPTQVGLQLPMKDTPLHPPQLPQVPPPEQNYLRPMVPPSNNCDDNSKCRNSPASGPANPITIKTENNHQMVGPKMPVLERAPAPGVPAKGGHQPMSSPHDRLLQSNDSSSVQQQLLPEQNRRESLIRMPSPSSIHPPIQPSAPVQRNSATGSITTVKLELKTQMDPPSFQRIPVSGPPVPMTGIPTAADAAVKSSFPSHQVPGSSLSITRMPPVLSAPINGPPMPPPQSERIPLSGAPVPRINQSGEDRRLEASGAGNSGQVLPSFGQIRDTEMGRPMPGLNCQRMPLNSHQTGSHSSLTITAITPEFKPPINGPPMPPLPSQRIPLSGIPVSHINQPGVNRQLESTLVGNSPGVQVSMGQIMNTEMGRPMPALNSQRMPLNSHQTGSHSSLTITAITPEFKPPINGPPMPPPPSERIPLSRAPVSRKNQPRQDRRLKSSGARNSGQVPPSFGQMRKTEMRWSMPELNSQGMPPNSHQTGSHGFPAITAIPPGVRAPINGPLMQPLPLARIPHSGAPVTHINQPGHNHRLECSWAGNSQEVPPSFGQMKNTERRWSMPGLNSQGMPPNSHQNGSHSSPAMTAVPPGVRAPIYGPTMPPLPSQIIPFSGIPVTHINQPGVNRQLESSWAGNFQQVPSPFGPMRNTEMEWPMPGLNCQRMPLNSYQTGRHSSTAITAIPPEFRPPMNGPPMPPLPSQRMPLSGIPVSHINQPGVNRQLEFTSVGNSPGVQVSMGQIMNTGVSNSFSGLNSQQMPPTSYQTGGIGGPRAPADPRFFLNNNSCGIPGVFYPTRCSVPLPVMNSHRISMEEQPQTGRTNVPRPSSLHCGTSGTIGHQLRGSTTAPPSTGAVAVSRSLNIYSYGIPPGSHAGQFSVPTLPSQMNSPVTPSRRRRTAARSNTRSSSGIPVTTICPEALGAPTSMSPSILPQGTSCAISITKNPQFLMPPPERSSELTPAVNSHEIPVRPESNSTVTGVITSSVINSQQISEPSQQQHPTDHHPPGVASSYRMTGGSSSQSATHMALASMERIRVTAINDFKSTIMNAVNGRTTETPQGQSPGTSKQEATTPEATKISSEAPGVAQESAPIDYPPKKIAVLGDGTILVNLLNTRIPPATSGVISHGKNHFCNAKEPTPDYENSSVDHRVGVIRTSGISPARPELSPGFSGKLSSKPSKPVIISDIKISAVKSEVIDSPKSPIHRGSTQPAEMPNFVHLVCEPPDDGEPPKSNGETSGGIAGKMMNLQAIVDGLEISDGSKERHSLVDDEIECNGIAQKMGIQLQNSSQHLEDVPLQSSEVPSVPMDQYHGIEEPLETTEQEVVVEETGMNVVEVAEIQEEKPPICIVCNTEVAIWACRYCLLPVVCGDACGNQFDHFQLCGRSAMKSEDE